The following are encoded in a window of Candidatus Zixiibacteriota bacterium genomic DNA:
- a CDS encoding response regulator produces MHRIMIIEDEEPLLELYKHEFEDEGYQVMPINNGREVIDSIKSFKPEVIVLDIRLKGIEGLEILEQIKNYDLNLPVILNTAYSTYKANFSSWIADDYVIKSPDLTELKTTIKKHILSN; encoded by the coding sequence ATGCATAGAATTATGATAATAGAAGATGAAGAGCCGCTTTTAGAATTATATAAACATGAGTTTGAGGATGAGGGCTATCAGGTTATGCCTATCAACAATGGCCGCGAGGTCATTGACAGCATCAAGTCTTTCAAACCGGAGGTCATAGTTTTAGATATACGTCTTAAGGGAATTGAGGGCCTTGAAATTTTGGAACAGATAAAAAACTATGACCTTAATTTGCCGGTGATTTTAAATACGGCTTATTCTACTTATAAGGCGAATTTTTCCAGCTGGATTGCTGATGACTATGTTATCAAATCCCCAGATTTGACTGAGCTTAAAACCACAATTAAGAAGCATATTCTTAGCAACTGA
- the nadC gene encoding carboxylating nicotinate-nucleotide diphosphorylase, translating into MDKIAKQVIKLAYQEDIGKGDITTDSIIPKSQKGKALIVAKSDGILSGIEAVKYAFKLASPKIEIVFHIGDGKKFASGIIIASIKGPAHGILKGERLALNLLSHLSGVASLTAKFVEQVKGTQADILDTRKTTPGLRSLEKQAVLHGGGKNHRMGLYDMVLIKDNHIASAGSVNKALEKFINAKCKVEIEISDFEQLESALQYSPDIIMLDNFNTRQLARAVWIIKSKKPKIKIEVSGGVTLKNIKAKAKTGIDYISIGALTHTVSAIDFSMRNTA; encoded by the coding sequence ATGGATAAAATTGCTAAACAAGTTATTAAACTGGCTTACCAGGAGGATATTGGCAAAGGCGATATTACTACCGATTCCATCATTCCAAAATCACAAAAGGGCAAAGCTCTGATTGTTGCCAAATCAGACGGGATATTATCAGGAATTGAAGCTGTTAAATATGCGTTCAAGTTAGCCTCGCCTAAAATCGAGATTGTATTTCATATCGGGGATGGCAAAAAGTTTGCATCCGGCATAATAATCGCATCCATTAAAGGTCCCGCTCATGGCATACTCAAAGGAGAAAGGCTTGCTCTGAATCTTCTGTCTCATCTTTCGGGCGTAGCCTCATTAACAGCCAAATTTGTCGAGCAGGTTAAGGGCACACAAGCCGATATACTTGATACCCGCAAAACTACACCCGGGCTTCGCAGTCTCGAAAAACAAGCGGTATTGCATGGCGGCGGCAAAAATCATCGGATGGGTCTTTATGACATGGTGCTTATAAAGGACAATCATATAGCCTCCGCAGGCAGTGTTAACAAAGCGCTGGAAAAATTTATCAATGCAAAATGTAAAGTTGAAATTGAAATCTCTGATTTTGAGCAGCTTGAAAGTGCTCTTCAGTATTCGCCTGACATAATAATGCTTGATAATTTCAATACCAGACAGCTTGCCAGAGCTGTCTGGATAATAAAATCAAAAAAACCTAAAATTAAAATAGAGGTTTCCGGTGGTGTTACTCTTAAGAATATTAAAGCGAAAGCTAAAACAGGAATCGATTATATCTCCATCGGCGCCCTGACACATACGGTTTCGGCAATCGATTTTTCTATGAGAAACACTGCATGA